AGGCGATTGAACGATTACGGGCCGACAGAAAATAATGAGGACGTACTGTGTTAACAGTTTATGTGACTGAATCGGCTTTCAGATGCCTTTCTGATATTGAAGCATTTAAAATGGAATCGATGGGTATTATGGGTATTAAGGAAGCCGCCCATTTTATTGAAGCGCTGTTACTCGATGCGGTCAAGTATTTACAGGAAGCGCCTGAACGTTACCGATTTAATCCTGTTTTAGCTGATTTTGGTTTAAGAGTGAGAGAGCGCCACGACCAAAAAAGAGGGTATAGGATTTTGTATGAAATCAGGGAACACTCTATTTATATCTTGCTTATTCTTCATAAGCGTCAGGACTTATTAACAGCACTCTATCGCCACCAAATGCTAAAGTGATGACATATCAAGTCTGAAGACATCAGCAGGGCAACATCTTAAAGCCCATTTTCTTTGAGAGATGTTTCGTACTGTCTTCCACGTACCCCGGGAAATGATAAGGGTAGTGGTAATTTTGGTTTCGCATCACACACAGCTTTTCATACAGTAGCCAAGCGTTGTTGTTTTGAATATCAATAAACGGGACTTCGGTTGAGTTGAGATACAGTCTGAGTTTATTGTTGCCGGTTAATTCGCATTGACGCCAGTTACTGACATTAAACCCAAAAATATCGATTTCTTTTTTGTTGAATAAACGGATATACAACATAGTGCCGCGTTTAGGGTCAATCCCAAAATAGGCGCTGGAATGCATTTCACGAATTTCATTTTCTGGGGCGGGGTCGTAACTTTCGTCGCTTTTAATGACGGAAAGGATTTTAGCCATGTGGCGGCGTTTGTTGATGTAACTAAGAATGCACCAAGTTAGAGGGATAACGAGAGCTGCTAAAGATAAATTTGCATATAATATATCTCGATCTCTCCAAGGATTTGATATATCACTTGCCATCCAACTTGACATAGCGCCTACAAACAGGAAGAAGGGAATTCCTGCCAATATATAAAAAGCCATAGAAAGAAAAGCCAAAGCTCCACCGACAGNTTTTTTATTTCGCATGGTTGACCTCCTCATTTGTATTCATTAATTATAGCATTAACTCTTTGAGTTTTTAATCAAAACACTTAATTTATTTAATGCCATCTTCTTGATCATGGGCAGTAGGTTTAGGCACGAGTTTCTTTGGTGAGGGCGCTGTTTTTGCACCACTGCCAAAGTTAGCAAACATCCCCTTAATGGATTCGTTCATGCCTCCCAACATACTGGCCCCTTCACGACCTCCTAACCAAGAAATCACGTAATCGGGCATGCTGACCTGCAAGCTGAATGCACTGGAGACAAGGGTGGTGCAAATTCGCGCATAAATCATCAAAACGCCCACAATACTGATTAAACCGGTGATGGAATCGGCTTGTACATTGGCGAGTGCTGAAGCAAATAAAGTATTAAGTAATGTGCCTACTGCCACCACGACCAGACTGGCAAAGAGGAAGCCAAAGACCATCAACATAGGGCGCAACATGACATCAATTAAAAACACATAACCATAGGCGGAGCGGCTTCCTCTGTCTTCCTCACCTCCTAAATGGGTAGCAGCCCATAATGAGCCTGCCGTTGCGCCAATCAGTACGCCCACAATCCAGTTAGTGGCGGCACTGATCCAGTAAATAAAGGGAATAAACGGTAAATAGACTGATAAACTAAAACCGATACTTAACAGTATGAACACCAAAAAATAGACGATGGGTCCTATCGCTTGAAGCAAGCTATCCGCCACATCTCCAGCCCCTGTAA
This genomic window from Candidatus Hamiltonella defensa 5AT (Acyrthosiphon pisum) contains:
- a CDS encoding type II toxin-antitoxin system RelE/ParE family toxin, coding for MLTVYVTESAFRCLSDIEAFKMESMGIMGIKEAAHFIEALLLDAVKYLQEAPERYRFNPVLADFGLRVRERHDQKRGYRILYEIREHSIYILLILHKRQDLLTALYRHQMLK
- the excA gene encoding plasmid IncI1-type surface exclusion protein ExcA; amino-acid sequence: MRRSTMRNKKXVGGALAFLSMAFYILAGIPFFLFVGAMSSWMASDISNPWRDRDILYANLSLAALVIPLTWCILSYINKRRHMAKILSVIKSDESYDPAPENEIREMHSSAYFGIDPKRGTMLYIRLFNKKEIDIFGFNVSNWRQCELTGNNKLRLYLNSTEVPFIDIQNNNAWLLYEKLCVMRNQNYHYPYHFPGYVEDSTKHLSKKMGFKMLPC